CTCATCAATGCCATCATTGTGGGCATATTCAAGATCGAGATTGGAACGCGGCTATTAATATTCTAAATATTGCGCTATCCATCTTAAATAAAATGTTAGAAAATACCGTCGGGCAGACGGGAATTAACGCCTCTAGAGAGAACGACCTCTGTTTAGTTGGGTCAACTCAATTAAGTAAGCCGACTCGTGGAAAGAGGAAGCCCAAAGAGCAATCTTTGGAGTCCCGCGCTATATTTGGTACTCCGAATTAGCGTCGGGAGGATGTCAAGTAGTCTTACTTAGAGGTACGTAGAGGGTAGTCTTACATAGAGGTAAATAGAGGGCCGATCGCAAAAGCTGCTTTTTTGGGAATTATAAAATTTAACAGCCAGCACCACTAGCCTCTATAGTTCCACTTCGGATACTTAATCCCATGAACAACTCGCCAGACTCTTCGGGTCCCCGCCCCTCCCGCAGCCGCTATCAGCCCAGCCGAGAACTAGGGCGAAATAGCGAAGGTAATATAGTCACCTATCTGGGGAAGGATAATGCTACTAATCAGCCAGTTATCCTGAAGCGGTTTTTGTTCGGTAAATCTGACTTGAAAGCGTCTGACAACCAGGTTTATCAGCAACAAATTAAACTGCTGCGCGGTCTAAATCATCCCGGCATCCCGCGTTATTTAGATTCATTTCAGACAGCCGATGGTTTTTGTCTGGTGCAGGAATACAAAGAGGCGAAATCATTAGCCGATCCGCGCAGTTTTGAACCTGATGAAATCAAGCGCATAGCAGTTTCTGTTTTAGAGATTTTGGTGTATTTACACCAGCAAAATCCACCTGTAATTCATGGAAATATTAAACCAGAAAATATCTTATTTGATGAGCAACTAAATGTTTATTTGATAGATTTTGGCTTAACTAAAATAGGATCTGGTACAGGTTTTCTGGCTCCCGAACAGCAAGATAATCGCCAAGTTACAGAAGCTATCGATTTATATAGTCTAGGCGCAACGCTGATTTCTTTGCTGACTAAAACCCAATCCACAGAAATTAATAAGTTAATTGATAACAAGGGAAAGATTAATTTTCAGAATTTAGTTTATCAAATTAGCTTGCGGTGGATAGAGTGGATAGAAAAAATGGTTGAGCCATCATTAGTCAACCGTTACACTAAAGCATCTGCTGCATTAAAAGCACTCAAGCCAATTGATGCTATCTGCATACCAGAAGTTAAATTTATTTCATCTAACCTGGAATTTACAGCTACTAAATTGGGTGAAAAACTGACTCAAACTTTCAACGTTAGTAACTCGAATATGGATGCTGTGTTGCAAGGTAATTGGTCAGTCGCACCCTCAAGCGGCGATCCGCGTCATCCGACTGGATCTCATGCTTGGATAAGTTTTAATCCCTCCAAATTTCAAAGTAACAGGACTGAGTGCAAAATTACGGTTGATACTAGCAAATTGATCGCTGATAAAACTTATGAACGTCAAATAATATTGCAAACCAATTCTTTCCCGACAAACCATTCTTTAGTTATTAAAGTAAAAACTGCTCCCCTGGCTATTCTCAAACTGCCGCTTATTTCCCTAGCTTTGCTGTTTGTAATTGCTTCATTTGGCGGTCTTGCTGGTGCGGCATTGCTCGGTAAAGATGGGGCAGCTAACTGGTTAATATTAATCCTTGGGCTGGGAGTTGGTAGTGTGGCAGGAGGGGCGGCGGCATTTTCTGCCACATCTTTATTGAAGAGGATAATAGGCATGATAGGCGGTCTGGCAGCTATAGTTGGGTTTCTGCCTGTAATGGGATCTGATGTTGATGTGATCGTGGGATTTTTTCTGGGGTTAATAATTGCTGCGTTGGGGGGAGTTGTGGTCAAAAATCATCTGGAAAGGAAGTTTCCATTAGAATTGGCTGCAATAATTTCTATCCTCACAGCAGGGTTAGGGATGAGTTTGGGAACGGAATTTATAGATGGATTATTGAATCCATTTGTGATGCTGGCTTTGGCAGGAACGGGTTTACCGTTAGCTGCTGTTATTATGCGGCTGCATTTGCAGAATAAGACTTTGGTTGATAACTATCGAAAATCTGAGCGATATCTGATTAAGCCTTAGTTTGTCAATGGTCATTGGACATTAGTCATTGGACATCTCCAGAAATTAAAGGTGCTAACCCTTGAACCCTTGTAGAGACGTTGCATGCAACGTCTCTACATTCTTTGAAAGGAGAAGTCTATTGGACATCGGCCTTTAGAAACCCGGTTTCTCCAAGAAACCGGGTTTCTGGGAGTTCAGTTACCGACTTTTGCCAAGTGCGATCGCCATCGATCCAGATACCACCAAAATCGCCCCAAACACTGCCAAAAGTGTGAGGCGTTCCGGTGCAACCAAAGTAGGTAGAAAAAACGACACGCCCCACATTCCCACCAAAGTTACAAGGGGCGCTAAAGCCAAAACTGCACTTACTTTTGATGCTTCCCAGTGTTCCAAAGATTCAGCAAAAGCACCGTAAGCGAATACAGTATTCAAAGCACAAAAAAGCAGCATTCCCAAATGTAAGGGATTGAGAGTTAATAACTGTTGGGGTGTAGCAACAGGACTAAACAATAATGCACAACTGCCATAAATCAGCAACATGATATTAGAAGAAGGCAATTTTTGCAGCAATTGCTTTTGAGCCAAAGCATAAATAGCCCACGTCACTCCTGCCACTAACACCATACCACTACCCAAGAGATATTTTGTTGGTTCTGTAATGAAAGCTCGTAATTGTTCGTTGAAGAAAAGAACCAATCCTAAAGTCAAAATACCTAAGCCTATCCATTGGCGTAGGGTGTAACGTTCCTTGAAAACAAATACGCCTCCTAAACCCATTGAAACGGGAGCAAGCTGAATTAAAACTTCGGCGTGAGATGGCGAAGTGTATGCCAATCCTTGCAGGAAAAGCAAGTAGTTAATCGCTAAATAGACAATGGCAATACCTAGCAATTTCAGGGGGAGCGATCGCAGTTTTTCTACTGGTGGTAATTGCTGCCTTCCTGCTAAATACAAACCGAGCAAAACAAAAGCCACCAAAAAGCGAAACCAAGTCACAGTGTAGACATCGATCTCTTGCAGCGTTACCACCAGCGCAATGGGTAGAATTCCCCAGAGGAAAACTGTTAGAAGAGATAGCGCTAATCCTAAACGCCATCTACCAGAACTTTGATGAAGTTGCATTATGGTATTTTAGATTTTAGATTTTAGATTTTAGAGTTTGGATTGATTGCTAATCCCCAATCTAAATAAAATTGAGCATTGCCGCTAATTATTGTTGTTGCGATCGACGGATAATTTCGCGATACTCCATTACCGCATCATATTGTTCAGATGGTTTGACAATCGCACTTTTTCTTACGTAGGGACACGGCATCTACAAAATTACTCTCCTAGCCAATAATATTATTAATGCCGTGTCCCTACAGATGGAAATACAGCTAATAATAATGTTGTCGCCCTCAGCCAGACATCCCGACAAGCCCGACCGGGAATTGATTCCCAGGCGGTTTATTCGACTGACGAAAAATCCCAAAAATGCGATCGCACCAATTTTATCCTCCAAACCTATCTAACAATTCATCTCGCGATAATTGCATCAGCAATCGGGTAAATTCTTCTGGTGGTAATTCTAACAACGGTTCGATAATTGACCTCAGTTCCTCATCCAAAACACCAAAGCGAACGCGCAGCATATTTTCTATAACTAGACGTTCTCCTTGCTGAATTCCTCTTTGAATTCCTCTTTCAATACCTTGTTCCACACCTGATTGGACTGCTGCATCCAACCTTTCTAAATAAAGTGGTGATAATTCCATAATTAACTCCCTATCTTCTGAATCTAAATTTTGATTTGCTTCTAAGGTAACGCGCAGGCTATATAATAACTCTAGCGCATTTATTCGCAAGGGATTATCCTCTGCCAGTGCGGTTAATTCGTTAATCGCTTGTTTCTGCACTGTTCCCTTCCCCAAAATTCTCAGCCAAAGTGTTTCTGGAGTGCGGGGTAACTGGTGAATGGCTACAATGGCTGTTTTCAAACCTTCGGCTAAAAAATAAATTCCTGGTAGCCAGTTTGCTTCGTCTGGTATTCCTCTAAAGGTATCGATTAAAAGTGGTGATGCGGTGGGAGTAAGAATCCATAAGTTTGGTAATTCAGTTTCATTGATGCGATTATTTAACCGTTTTACCTGACGTTCTAAATCGGCGTAAACGTCAAATAATTTACTTATGCAACTGCGAACTTGACTAACCGTGACGGCGTTGCGGAATGGTTCAAATATGGCGGGAGATGTGGCAAATCTACCTAATAATCCCAAGGTTTGAGCTTCGGTGCTTGGTGTGGATGATGGGGTAAACCATACATCGATTTCTCGCACTTCTCCGGCGACATTGCGGCTGGTTTCTACTTGTCCTAATCGGGTTAATAATTCTTTTAGGTAGTCTTTAGCAAATTGGTCGTGGGGAAAGCGAGTCATGCGATTTTAGATTTTAGATTTTAGATTGCCAGGTGTGGGGGTGGGAGAGCAAAGGATAGAAAGGATTTACCTAATTTGATTAGGTGAATTTTAATAATAGCATGAAGCGATCGCTTATGTCAAAGAAACCCGGTTTTTCTGAAAAACCGGGTTTCTGAATTTGGAGCCGCTCGCACCTCCCATTATCCAAATATTTTCTATCCTGAAATATTCCCTATCAAAACAGCAGATTCAATAATTGAAGATATTGGTGCAGGCGATAAAGCTTCTGCATCTATAAGTTCTTTCAATTTCTCAAAAATTAAAATTTCTGTTTCTTCCCCATCTGTTAGTTTATCATAAAAATACTGGTCTGATAGCCATTCATCAAAAGCCAACTTTAACAGACCAGTTGGATAAACCTTAAACCTCCAATATGAAGATAAACGATTGTCAATAACCTCAAACAACGGCGCGGGATTTTGCTGTGGATAATAAGTATATCCATCATCGCAAATATAGTACCAAATGCTTCCCTGCCATTGATAGAGAGTATAAACAGTATATTCTTTACCAATTGTTAGTTGAAATTCAGTCTCTTTGCTACGACCTACAGCAGGGTCTAGGTAGGTTTCGCTCAGAAATGCTCCGGTATTAGCAATACAACGAATCCGCATAATTTAATTACCTAGAGGTTTGTAGATGTTATCCCGACAAGCCCGACCGGGAATCAATTCCCGGTCTAATAGCGAAAGTCCGTTAAAACGGACTGAAGAAAAACTGTTTTATTAGTCGGTTTTAACCGACTTTCGCTATTAGCCTGGGAATTGATTCCCAGGCGGGTTATTCGGCTGACGAAAAATCCCAAAAATCCGATCGCACTTTTTCTTACGTAGGGACACGGCATCTACAAAATTATTTTCCTAGCCAATAATCTTATTTATGCCGTGTCCCTACACCCTTTCGCACCACCAAAGAAACCCGGTTTCTCAATTCCTACAGCCAAAAAGCCCGATTTCCGAATATTCAAATCTGTGCAATTCCCCCTAACTATTCGTCCCTATCCCATCACAAACGCGGCGACGTTCATCATTTTCAGTCATACCATTATTCGGGTTTTTCAGATAGTCGCGCAACCAATTGCAACTGCGCCCTAGCAAATTATCTAAATCGAAATTCCATAGGATTATTGTCTTGTCATAACTACCAGAAGCGAGAGTTTTACCATCGGGGCTGAAACTGACGCTACTTACCGCACTGCTATGCCCTTTGAGGGTCGCTAATTCCTTACCGTCTCGACTCCAGAGTTTGATGGTGTTGTCATTACTACCAGAAGCGATAGTTTGACCATCGGGGCTGAAACTGACGCTAATTACCTCACGGCTATGCCCTTTGAGGGTCGCTAATTCCTTACCCTCTCGACTCCAGAGTTTGATGGTGTTGTCCCTACTACCAGAAGCGATAGTTTGACCATCGGGGCTGAAACTGACGCTAAATACCCAATCGCTATCCCCCACCAAATTGTTGTAGTTTTTTACATCATGCACTAGCTGCGCTAACGAAGGTATAACCTGCATTTTGGTATCTGCTTCTTCTCCTCCTTTCTTCACAAGTTTCCCTGCTTTTATAGCTTCTATCAAAGCATCAAACTCTAACCCCAAAGGAAACAACTTTTGTGAAGATAAATTCAGCACAATACCTTGTGCATTTGCCTTTCCCTTTTCTGCTGTTGACCAATTAACCGCTGCAAAACCACCAAAACCAGTCAGCAAAGCCATCACTCCCGCCACTATCCCAATAGTGCGGCGACGGTTATTACGTTGTCGCTGAATACTTTTGGCCACAAACTCTCGCGCCACCGCTGTCAAAGAAACTGTATGATTTGACTGCCCCAAAAAATTCTCAGCTTCCGCCAGTCTTAAACCTTGTAGTAAATAATCAGCCCCTTTTCCCTTCTCTTCCCACTCTTGCGCTGCTGCTTCTATAGTCCGTTTTTGTCTCAGCGTCTCCCTGTTTTCATTCAACCACTGCCGCAATTTTGGCCAATAGCGAATCAAACTTTCGTGCGCTACATCTACTACTGCTACTTGTGCTGAATTTGAACCTTTGGCAATTAAAGTACTGGTGACAATTAACTTAGCATCCGCTAATTTCTGAATTGTCTGCTGTATTAAGTTGTTTGATAATTGCCCCCCTAACCCCCCAATCCTGGGTGGTCGCCCCCCTAACCCCCCAATCCTGGGGGGGACAAGACCCGACACTCGTTTTTCTTCGCCCCCAGATTTGGGGGGGTCGGGGGGGGCGACTAAATCTGCAATTCGCACTTGTCGGCGCGTATCTTCCGTTCCTTCTCCCAGTTGCGTCAGTTCCAAAAAAATCCGCTTTGCTGCCAACTTTTCCTCATCGGAAAAAGATTCATAAATTTCATCAGCGCGTTTTTGCAGCGTTCCCTTCAATCCACCCAATTTAGTATAAGTAGATAGCACCAATCGATTCATCGTTCGTCGCTGCCAAAGTTCCGTTAGCGTATATTGCAATAGCGGCAAACTACCGGGAGAACCTTCTACATCCGCAAGCATAAGCGTTACTAATTCCCGTTCCACTTCCAAACCAACTTGTTTCGCAGGTTCAGTAATTGCTTGTTCTAATTCCTCCGCCGTCATCGGCGTTACCGTTATCAAATTTTCCTGGATCTTTTTAGCTAATCCTGCATATTCCTGTTCTGCACATTTGCCAAAGAAATCAGCACGCATAGTCAGAATTATGGATAATTTGGAGAGTGGGAGAGGCGATATTTCATCTTGTTCATCCCCCTTTCTTAAGGGGGGTAAGGGGGGATCTCCCAGTTGTTCATCCCCCCTTCTTAAGGGGGGTAAGGGGGGATCTTCTCCCAACAAACACTCCAAAAATTGTTGCCGTTCCGTGTTATCCTTACAAACAGTAAAAATTTCCTCAAATTGATCTACCAGCAACACCACCCGACTGTTAGCTGCTGCAACCAAACGCTTTAACCCAACAGCACCTAACCCGATCAATTCTTCAGCTTTTTGTAACTGTGAGGCGCGTTCAATTGTCGATAATTCCGGTTCTACAAATACTGCCGCTAAACTCTTCAGCGGATGTTCACCCGGTCGGAAAATATAAATTTTCCAACTATCGCTTCCCGATAATCTCTGACCTAACTTTAATTGATGCAATAATCCCGCTCTCACAACGGAAGATTTACCGCTTCCCGATGCTCCTAATATTGCGATAAAATTACCTTCTCTTACTTTATCTAATAATTCGTCAGTTAATGCGGTTCGACCATAAAAATATTTGGGATCTTCTTCATTACAATCAAAATAAGATAAACCTTTATAAGGGCAAATCCCACCCTCAACTGTCTGGGTAATTTCTTGTTGTTTACCTGTCAGGATAATCTTACCGCCAGAATTAGCAAAAATCGGTTTCTGGGTGGCAGTTTTCAAGGAAGAATTGATAAAATCTACCAGCGTGTAGTTTGTTATTACTCCTTCTAGATGCTGGGTGGGGTCAAGTCCTTGCAATAATGTAGAGGTGAGTACGCCATGATTTCCGCTTATCTCTTCATAAGCTACCTCAAATTCGCGGGAGGCGGCGATAAAACAGCGATCGCGTCCCTTCCCCCTATCCCCCGGATCTCCTTCCTCAAAATTGAGCAATTCCCCGCTATGACAGCAATCTAGCCAAATTATCTGCTGTTTTACCGGACTTTCCTGCAATAATCGCCTTAACCATTGCAGCGATAAGCCATAAAATCCTAAATTGGGGTTAACCTCGCTAGTAGCTAAAAATCCTTCTTGCATTCCCCCTTTAACTTTCCGCAGTCCATGTCCCGAAAAGTACAACAAAGCCGTTTCTGGGATATTCTTGCCTTCAGGATTAAATAGCTGGATCAGCGCATCTTCCAGTTCGCCAACGGAGACTTTAGTTTTCTTCCCTACGGTAACAGTACCGTCTTTGACGGCCTCCGGTAGCCTGCGGACGCGAAAATCGCCAAAATTGGTCAGCAGTTGCGCGATCGACTCTGCATCCGCCGCTGGTGCGTTGAGCGGATTTAGGCGATCGTAACTATTAATCCCTACCACCAAAGCATCTCGGCTCATACTTTTGGTATATTTTTCTTATATAGCAACCGCCAAGGCGGTTAGGACATTCCGAATTCCTGAAACCCTTGACTCTAAACCCTTCTGACCCTAGTCCCTAGCCCCTAGCCCCTAGCCCCTAGCTATAATTACAGGACTTACGCAGGTACACTAAATATGGTAGATGGTGCGTTACGCTAGCGCTAACGCACCCTACGCATAGGGGCTTTGCGTAAGTCCTTAATTAGCTATATAATAAATCAAGTAGGTACAACATACCTAAGAATTTAATTAAAAATTGCTTAAATTATGGATAAACTAACACCAATTGAGTTAGAAGACGGAACAATTATCTATATTGAAGCGACAGAAGATGTCGATACTTCTAACATCAATACCCAAGGAAACGAATCAGAAGAACGCGGACGAACTGCCAGGGGTGGTGTCACAGATCAACAAGCTAGAATGATGCAAAACTTTCAAGCGATCGAAAGCACCATTCGCACTTATACCAATCATACTTTAAGCGCTTTCAAAGCAGTTACCACAGGCAACATTACCAAAGTTACCCTTGAATTCGGCATTAAAATTGGCGGTGAAATGGGTATTCCTTATATTACCAAAGGTACAGCCGAAAGCAACCTAAAAATCAAAGTCGAGTGTGATTTTAGGAAAAGCGAAACATCTGTTAGTTCCGACTCAGATGATGATTGAGAGCAAATTCCTTAGTATCCTTCATCCATCTGTGTTCATCTGTGGTTATACATTTGGAAAGGCGCAGGCTTCGCCAACGTAGTTCAATTTTCCAACATTTCCAAAAGTTCGGCTTCCGACAATCGGGTGATTGCTAACTCTTCAGCTTTTTGTAGTTTGGAACCAGCTTCTTCACCAACAACTAAGTAATCGGTTTTGGAACTTACGGAATTTGTTACTTTCCCACCAGCCTTTTGAATTAGTTCTTTTGCTTCATCTCGCTTCAGAGTTGGCAAAGTTCCGGTAATTACAAAAGTTTTGCCGCTAACTTTCCCCCCGGTTGACGAGGGGGATGAAAGGGGTGCTTCTTGACTAGCAAGTTGCAAAGCAGCAGTTTCTAGTCGTTGAATTAAAGTTTGATTGGCGGGAACTCGGAACCACTGATATACAGATTGAGCAATTTCTGGCCCGATGCCATAAACTCCTTCAATAGATGCTGCCGACGCTTGAGCCAATTGTTCAACTGTGGTAAATTTTTGTGTTAAAGTTTGGGCGTTGACGCTGCCAACGTGGCGAATTCCCAAACCGTAGAGTACTCTAGACCAAGGTTGGGTTTTCGATCGATCGATCGCATTCACAAGTTTCTCAGCTAACTTCTTCCCCATCCTTTCCAAGGACATCATCTTTTCTGTGGTTAAATCGTACAAATCCGCAACAGATTGCACTACAGCTTTATCCACCATCTGCTGCACCAGTTTTTCCCCCAAACCGTTAATATCCAGCGCATCCCGACTTGCCCAGTGAACTAACGCTCCTTTTAGTATGGCTGGGCAAGAAGCATTTACGCAGCGCGTCACCGCCTCACTTTGCAACTTTACCACCGGCTGATTGCAGACGGGGCAACAAGTCGGCATTTCAAAGGGTTTTGTACCGGATGGGCGAAGTTCGGGGAGTACGCGCAGGACTTCCGGGATAATTTCGCCAGCTTTGTGGATAATTACGGTATCGCCAACGCGGATATCGAGCGATCGCACATAATCAATATTGTGCAGGGTAGCCCGCGAAACCGTCGTTCCCGCCAACTGCACCGGCGTAAGTTCTGCCAGTGGCGTCAGCGCCCCCGTCCTTCCCACATTAACACTGATGGCTTCCACGCGAGTCGGCGCTTCCTCGGCGGCGTATTTCAGCGCCACTGCCCAACGGGGGAACTTTTGGGTAAAACCGAGCTGTTCCTGAAGTTGGAGGGAATTCAGCTTTACCACAACGCCATCCGTCATGTAAGGTAAATTCAGCCGTTCAGTATCCCAATATTCGTAATATTCCCGAACTTCTTGCAAAGAACGACAGACTTTTCGATTCGGATTCACACGGAAACCCATTTTTTGCAGCAATTCTAACGAATCCCACTGAGTTTGGGCGACATCGACATCATCCCTACCGGGAATATGCAGCGTGTAAGCAAAGAAATCGAGCCGTCGTTTTGCCACAATGCGAGAATCTAATTGCCGCAATGTGCCAGCTGCTGCATTGCGGGGATTGGCAAATAATTGTTCGCCTGCTTGTTCTCGTTCTCGATTGATTTGTGCAAACACATCTAAGGCTAAAAACGCTTCTCCGCGCACTTCTAGGCGGGGTGGAGGATTTTCTAAGTTCAATCGCAGGGGGATGGAACGAATTGTCCGCACATTCTGGGTAATCTCTTCCCCGGTAACGCCGTCGCCTCTAGTTGCACCCCTCAGCAGTACGCCATTTTCGTAGGTTATCGCTAAAGCAGAACCGTCGATTTTCAGTTCGCAGACGTATTCAAAAGAATCGATGTTCGGTTTTAGCCTGCGCCAACGCTCTTGCCAAGTTGCAAATTCATCAATATTGAAAGCATTTTCCAGGCTGTAGAGCGGAATATTATGCTTTACCGAGGAAAATTGGGTTGCAGGGCGTTCTCCCACGCGCTGAGTCAGGCTATCTGGCGATATCAGATACGGATATTGGGTTTCTAGTTCTTGCAGTTCCCGGTAGAGGCGATCGTAAATTGTGTCCTCCATAATTGGATTA
This genomic stretch from Argonema galeatum A003/A1 harbors:
- a CDS encoding caspase family protein, giving the protein MSRDALVVGINSYDRLNPLNAPAADAESIAQLLTNFGDFRVRRLPEAVKDGTVTVGKKTKVSVGELEDALIQLFNPEGKNIPETALLYFSGHGLRKVKGGMQEGFLATSEVNPNLGFYGLSLQWLRRLLQESPVKQQIIWLDCCHSGELLNFEEGDPGDRGKGRDRCFIAASREFEVAYEEISGNHGVLTSTLLQGLDPTQHLEGVITNYTLVDFINSSLKTATQKPIFANSGGKIILTGKQQEITQTVEGGICPYKGLSYFDCNEEDPKYFYGRTALTDELLDKVREGNFIAILGASGSGKSSVVRAGLLHQLKLGQRLSGSDSWKIYIFRPGEHPLKSLAAVFVEPELSTIERASQLQKAEELIGLGAVGLKRLVAAANSRVVLLVDQFEEIFTVCKDNTERQQFLECLLGEDPPLPPLRRGDEQLGDPPLPPLRKGDEQDEISPLPLSKLSIILTMRADFFGKCAEQEYAGLAKKIQENLITVTPMTAEELEQAITEPAKQVGLEVERELVTLMLADVEGSPGSLPLLQYTLTELWQRRTMNRLVLSTYTKLGGLKGTLQKRADEIYESFSDEEKLAAKRIFLELTQLGEGTEDTRRQVRIADLVAPPDPPKSGGEEKRVSGLVPPRIGGLGGRPPRIGGLGGQLSNNLIQQTIQKLADAKLIVTSTLIAKGSNSAQVAVVDVAHESLIRYWPKLRQWLNENRETLRQKRTIEAAAQEWEEKGKGADYLLQGLRLAEAENFLGQSNHTVSLTAVAREFVAKSIQRQRNNRRRTIGIVAGVMALLTGFGGFAAVNWSTAEKGKANAQGIVLNLSSQKLFPLGLEFDALIEAIKAGKLVKKGGEEADTKMQVIPSLAQLVHDVKNYNNLVGDSDWVFSVSFSPDGQTIASGSRDNTIKLWSREGKELATLKGHSREVISVSFSPDGQTIASGSNDNTIKLWSRDGKELATLKGHSSAVSSVSFSPDGKTLASGSYDKTIILWNFDLDNLLGRSCNWLRDYLKNPNNGMTENDERRRVCDGIGTNS
- the ligA gene encoding NAD-dependent DNA ligase LigA, coding for MSQVTPEVKQRIEQLRQKLQEASYAYYVLDNPIMEDTIYDRLYRELQELETQYPYLISPDSLTQRVGERPATQFSSVKHNIPLYSLENAFNIDEFATWQERWRRLKPNIDSFEYVCELKIDGSALAITYENGVLLRGATRGDGVTGEEITQNVRTIRSIPLRLNLENPPPRLEVRGEAFLALDVFAQINREREQAGEQLFANPRNAAAGTLRQLDSRIVAKRRLDFFAYTLHIPGRDDVDVAQTQWDSLELLQKMGFRVNPNRKVCRSLQEVREYYEYWDTERLNLPYMTDGVVVKLNSLQLQEQLGFTQKFPRWAVALKYAAEEAPTRVEAISVNVGRTGALTPLAELTPVQLAGTTVSRATLHNIDYVRSLDIRVGDTVIIHKAGEIIPEVLRVLPELRPSGTKPFEMPTCCPVCNQPVVKLQSEAVTRCVNASCPAILKGALVHWASRDALDINGLGEKLVQQMVDKAVVQSVADLYDLTTEKMMSLERMGKKLAEKLVNAIDRSKTQPWSRVLYGLGIRHVGSVNAQTLTQKFTTVEQLAQASAASIEGVYGIGPEIAQSVYQWFRVPANQTLIQRLETAALQLASQEAPLSSPSSTGGKVSGKTFVITGTLPTLKRDEAKELIQKAGGKVTNSVSSKTDYLVVGEEAGSKLQKAEELAITRLSEAELLEMLEN
- a CDS encoding DMT family transporter, whose product is MQLHQSSGRWRLGLALSLLTVFLWGILPIALVVTLQEIDVYTVTWFRFLVAFVLLGLYLAGRQQLPPVEKLRSLPLKLLGIAIVYLAINYLLFLQGLAYTSPSHAEVLIQLAPVSMGLGGVFVFKERYTLRQWIGLGILTLGLVLFFNEQLRAFITEPTKYLLGSGMVLVAGVTWAIYALAQKQLLQKLPSSNIMLLIYGSCALLFSPVATPQQLLTLNPLHLGMLLFCALNTVFAYGAFAESLEHWEASKVSAVLALAPLVTLVGMWGVSFFLPTLVAPERLTLLAVFGAILVVSGSMAIALGKSR
- a CDS encoding CU044_2847 family protein, producing the protein MDKLTPIELEDGTIIYIEATEDVDTSNINTQGNESEERGRTARGGVTDQQARMMQNFQAIESTIRTYTNHTLSAFKAVTTGNITKVTLEFGIKIGGEMGIPYITKGTAESNLKIKVECDFRKSETSVSSDSDDD
- a CDS encoding serine/threonine-protein kinase, which codes for MNNSPDSSGPRPSRSRYQPSRELGRNSEGNIVTYLGKDNATNQPVILKRFLFGKSDLKASDNQVYQQQIKLLRGLNHPGIPRYLDSFQTADGFCLVQEYKEAKSLADPRSFEPDEIKRIAVSVLEILVYLHQQNPPVIHGNIKPENILFDEQLNVYLIDFGLTKIGSGTGFLAPEQQDNRQVTEAIDLYSLGATLISLLTKTQSTEINKLIDNKGKINFQNLVYQISLRWIEWIEKMVEPSLVNRYTKASAALKALKPIDAICIPEVKFISSNLEFTATKLGEKLTQTFNVSNSNMDAVLQGNWSVAPSSGDPRHPTGSHAWISFNPSKFQSNRTECKITVDTSKLIADKTYERQIILQTNSFPTNHSLVIKVKTAPLAILKLPLISLALLFVIASFGGLAGAALLGKDGAANWLILILGLGVGSVAGGAAAFSATSLLKRIIGMIGGLAAIVGFLPVMGSDVDVIVGFFLGLIIAALGGVVVKNHLERKFPLELAAIISILTAGLGMSLGTEFIDGLLNPFVMLALAGTGLPLAAVIMRLHLQNKTLVDNYRKSERYLIKP